A region of Myxococcus stipitatus DSM 14675 DNA encodes the following proteins:
- a CDS encoding acetolactate synthase large subunit, whose amino-acid sequence MKASDLFVKALEAEGVRYVFGLPGEENLDLLESMRSSSLRLVVTRHEQAAGFMAATWGRLTGRAGVSLATLGPGATNLVTPAAYAQLGAMPMVMLTGQKPIKVSKQAHFQIVDVVGMMRPLTKLTRTLVSSEHVPSAVREAFRRAEEERPGATHLELPEDVARESTEAPLLAPSAWRRPVADEGSIAQAVETIASARRPLLMIGAGANRKLTSEMLRVLVDRVGIPFSSTQMGKGVVDESHPLWMGTAALTDGDFVHRAIEDSDCIINVGHDVIEKPPFVMRDNKRAVVHLNFSSAEVDPVYFPKLEVTGDIANAVWRITQGLEGRGNWDFTPFEKARAGLETQLQRGFADDRFPIYPARLVAEVRRALPDDGIVCLDNGMYKLWFARYYRTRKPNTLLLDNALATMGAGLPSAIAAKLVHPRRKVVAVAGDGGFMMNSQELETAVRLGLDLTVIVVRDDGYGMIRWKQGEMGLPDFGMTLGNPDFVRYAEAYGAKGHRPTSASEFGATLARCLDSGGVHVIDLPIDYSDNTRALGVGEKEEEAHHVG is encoded by the coding sequence ATGAAGGCATCGGACCTGTTCGTCAAGGCACTGGAGGCAGAGGGTGTTCGCTACGTCTTCGGGCTCCCTGGAGAAGAGAACCTGGACCTGCTGGAGTCGATGCGCTCCTCCAGCCTGCGCCTGGTCGTCACCCGCCATGAGCAGGCGGCGGGCTTCATGGCGGCGACGTGGGGCCGGCTGACGGGGCGCGCGGGCGTGAGCCTGGCGACGCTGGGGCCGGGCGCCACCAACCTCGTCACCCCCGCCGCGTACGCGCAACTGGGCGCCATGCCCATGGTGATGCTCACCGGGCAGAAGCCCATCAAGGTGAGCAAGCAGGCCCACTTCCAGATCGTGGACGTGGTCGGGATGATGCGTCCGCTCACCAAGCTGACGCGCACGCTGGTCTCGTCGGAGCATGTCCCCTCGGCCGTGCGCGAGGCCTTCCGCCGCGCGGAGGAGGAGCGCCCCGGAGCCACGCATCTGGAGCTGCCCGAGGACGTGGCCCGCGAGTCCACCGAGGCCCCGCTCCTGGCGCCCAGCGCGTGGCGCAGGCCCGTGGCGGACGAGGGCTCCATCGCGCAAGCCGTGGAGACCATCGCCTCCGCGCGCCGGCCGCTCCTGATGATTGGCGCGGGCGCCAACCGGAAGCTCACCTCGGAGATGCTCCGGGTCCTCGTGGACCGGGTGGGCATTCCCTTCTCGAGCACGCAGATGGGCAAGGGCGTGGTGGACGAGTCCCACCCGCTGTGGATGGGCACCGCCGCGCTGACGGACGGTGACTTCGTCCACCGTGCCATCGAGGACTCCGACTGCATCATCAACGTGGGCCACGACGTCATCGAGAAGCCGCCGTTCGTCATGCGCGACAACAAGCGCGCGGTGGTGCACCTCAACTTCTCCTCGGCGGAGGTGGACCCGGTCTACTTCCCGAAGCTGGAGGTGACGGGCGACATCGCGAACGCGGTGTGGCGCATCACCCAGGGCTTGGAGGGGCGCGGCAACTGGGACTTCACGCCGTTCGAGAAGGCCCGGGCCGGACTGGAGACGCAGCTCCAGCGCGGCTTCGCGGATGACCGCTTCCCCATCTACCCCGCGCGGCTGGTGGCCGAGGTGCGGCGCGCGCTGCCCGACGACGGCATCGTCTGCCTGGACAACGGCATGTACAAGCTGTGGTTCGCCCGCTACTACCGGACGCGCAAGCCCAACACGCTCCTGCTCGACAACGCGCTCGCGACGATGGGCGCGGGGTTGCCGTCGGCGATCGCCGCGAAGCTCGTGCACCCGCGCCGCAAGGTGGTCGCTGTCGCTGGCGACGGTGGGTTCATGATGAACTCCCAGGAGCTGGAGACGGCGGTGCGCCTGGGCCTGGACCTGACGGTCATCGTCGTGCGCGACGACGGCTACGGGATGATTCGCTGGAAGCAGGGCGAGATGGGCCTGCCGGACTTCGGCATGACGCTGGGCAACCCCGACTTCGTCCGCTACGCGGAGGCGTACGGCGCCAAGGGACACCGTCCCACCAGCGCTTCGGAGTTCGGCGCCACGCTCGCGCGCTGCCTCGACTCGGGCGGCGTGCACGTCATCGACCTGCCCATTGACTACTCGGACAACACCCGCGCGCTGGGCGTGGGGGAGAAGGAAGAGGAGGCACACCATGTTGGCTGA
- a CDS encoding AgmX/PglI C-terminal domain-containing protein, whose amino-acid sequence MLKPLASLLLLAVATPACRHAPEERPAAPAPPPGTPFDAPSIRAAIHANRDHVTDCYEKAYETRPLRSGNVTVKFTLDPEGKVAKSELVKTTIHEPALERCILAHTKTWSFPKPTTQGGVVTYPFVFKPKESREAGGPAPEVPDGSETWPFRVDTTQRQPPP is encoded by the coding sequence ATGCTGAAGCCTCTCGCATCGCTCCTGCTGCTCGCTGTCGCGACTCCCGCCTGCCGCCATGCGCCCGAGGAGCGCCCCGCCGCCCCCGCCCCGCCTCCCGGGACGCCGTTCGACGCGCCCTCCATTCGCGCCGCCATCCACGCGAACAGGGACCACGTCACCGACTGCTACGAGAAGGCATACGAGACCCGCCCCTTGCGCTCCGGGAACGTCACGGTCAAGTTCACCCTCGACCCGGAGGGAAAGGTCGCGAAGTCCGAGCTCGTCAAGACGACCATCCATGAGCCGGCGCTCGAGCGCTGCATCCTCGCCCACACGAAGACATGGAGCTTTCCCAAGCCCACCACCCAGGGCGGCGTCGTCACCTACCCGTTCGTCTTCAAGCCCAAGGAGTCGAGGGAAGCAGGAGGCCCCGCACCCGAGGTCCCGGACGGATCCGAGACCTGGCCGTTCAGGGTCGACACCACGCAACGTCAGCCACCGCCATGA
- a CDS encoding aldehyde dehydrogenase family protein gives MLADRYPFYLANRPRQPNEDLPVVDKFSGEVVTRVALSSAADVEEAIAAAVRAAEPMRKLPPHARQAILEHCVRRFRERAEELALILCVEAGKPLRDARGEVTRLIETFKAAAEEAVRGGGEVLDLEVSARAEGYRGFTRRVPVGPVSLITPFNFPLNLVAHKVAPAIAAGCPFILKPSDRTPVSAMVLAEVLAETNLPAGAFSVVTPRLADIGPLIEDERLMLLSFTGSEKVGWELKARAGRKKVVLELGGNAACVVDKEPGAPLEAIADRVALGAFFQSGQSCISVQRVLVHTTHYEALKALLVARARALRAGNPRDEATTLGPMIDEPAARRLEGWIHSAVARGARVLTGGGRQGALLEATVLEGVPTDEPLHTEEAFGPVVLLESFESFTDALRRVNAGRFGLQAGLFTNDLSRAMRAWDDLEVGGVVVGDVPSFRVDTMPYGGVKSSGLGREGVKYAIEDMTEIRLLVLKQGPSRDD, from the coding sequence ATGTTGGCTGACCGCTATCCGTTCTACCTGGCCAACCGTCCCCGGCAGCCCAACGAGGACCTGCCCGTCGTCGACAAGTTCTCCGGCGAGGTGGTGACGCGCGTCGCGCTCTCGAGCGCGGCGGACGTGGAGGAGGCCATCGCCGCCGCCGTGCGCGCCGCCGAGCCCATGCGCAAGCTGCCCCCGCATGCGCGGCAGGCCATCCTGGAGCACTGCGTGCGCCGCTTCCGGGAGCGCGCGGAGGAGCTCGCCCTGATTCTCTGCGTCGAGGCGGGCAAGCCCCTGCGCGACGCACGCGGAGAAGTCACGCGCCTCATCGAGACCTTCAAGGCCGCCGCCGAAGAGGCCGTGCGCGGCGGAGGCGAGGTGCTCGACCTGGAGGTCTCCGCCCGCGCGGAGGGCTACCGAGGCTTCACCCGACGCGTGCCGGTGGGCCCCGTGTCGCTCATCACCCCGTTCAACTTCCCCCTCAACCTGGTGGCCCACAAGGTGGCCCCCGCCATCGCCGCGGGCTGCCCCTTCATCCTCAAGCCGTCGGACCGCACCCCCGTGAGCGCGATGGTGCTGGCGGAGGTGCTCGCGGAGACGAACCTCCCCGCGGGCGCGTTCTCCGTCGTCACGCCCCGGCTCGCGGACATCGGCCCGCTCATCGAGGACGAGCGGCTCATGCTCTTGTCCTTCACCGGCTCGGAGAAGGTGGGCTGGGAGCTCAAGGCCCGCGCGGGACGCAAGAAGGTGGTGCTGGAGCTGGGCGGCAACGCGGCGTGTGTCGTGGACAAGGAGCCCGGCGCGCCGCTGGAGGCCATCGCGGACCGCGTGGCGCTCGGGGCCTTCTTCCAGTCGGGGCAGAGCTGCATCTCCGTGCAGCGCGTGCTGGTGCACACCACGCACTACGAGGCGCTCAAGGCGCTGCTCGTGGCCCGCGCCCGTGCCCTTCGCGCGGGCAATCCCCGCGACGAGGCCACCACGCTGGGCCCCATGATCGACGAGCCCGCGGCGCGTCGGCTCGAAGGCTGGATCCACAGCGCGGTGGCGCGAGGCGCGCGGGTGCTCACCGGCGGTGGACGTCAGGGCGCGCTGCTCGAGGCCACCGTGCTCGAGGGAGTCCCCACCGACGAGCCCCTCCACACCGAAGAGGCCTTCGGACCGGTGGTGCTGCTCGAGTCCTTCGAGTCCTTCACCGACGCCCTGCGCCGGGTGAACGCGGGCCGCTTCGGCCTGCAGGCGGGCCTCTTCACCAACGACCTGTCCCGCGCGATGCGGGCCTGGGACGACCTGGAGGTGGGCGGCGTGGTGGTGGGCGATGTGCCGAGCTTCCGCGTCGACACCATGCCCTACGGTGGCGTGAAGAGCTCCGGCCTGGGCCGCGAGGGCGTGAAGTACGCCATCGAGGACATGACCGAGATTCGCCTGCTCGTGCTGAAGCAGGGCCCCTCGCGGGACGACTGA
- a CDS encoding tetratricopeptide repeat protein has translation MVLERIGSGGMGVVHAAYDPELDRRVALKLIRIDSTNPVHLERAQARLLREAQATARVIHPNVITIHDVGHFGENVFLAMELVDGATLRAHIRRNKVRAPWRETLALFIQAGRGLAAAHAQGLVHRDFKPDNVLVGKDGRVRITDFGLARIVEGLDETPTPPGTGSTSHRSEWLTRSDIMLGTPAYMSPEQKRGEPSDASSDQYSFCVALYEALYGKRPALDSPTAKDTAGAAHASVGARPPPGTDVPAWIHQVLLQGLAASPQARHESMEVLLRRLSHAPGEQWRRVALAAGASLLFLAGGAVLHRSTSGDPCAGSEQALSGVWDDARKGAAKASFTRSALPYAPGAWTEVERTLDGYSRAWVSASHEACVATRVKGQQTERLLERRVICLDQRLKDLGAVVDMLASADTQVIQNSPRLVHSLENLSVCENLAALAAPEPPPSDEPSQKRMEAVRVKRAQVRAKLNAGQVAPALQLANDAASQAHSIGYGPLEAEVLDLVAESQGNNLAYRDAIKTLHQAIQLAHASRHDRQVAKSWADMIRLVGLVGPEVDPDGVVPGHAEAALKRVGGDARIEARYFRNLASLYRKRGRKQEALAASQRAVELARSIYTNSEPELGTALLTMGHVLYEFARFEEALRFLHEAEAIYRKTYGPKHPYLATVLSNIAVFSVQLGDYAAAMKHGREALAINRDVYGEDSEPVSSGHYNLGGFLREQARHEEALQHYTQAVRIREKVLPDSQDLAQAHSRMGLTLAALGRLPEALPHQERAMAIYEKKLGPRHPKVGIELTRLGQHQLDLAQPRKAVPVLERAVGVLEQPGPDANPGELADARFLLARALEKEPGGLPRAIALAKAAQLHNQDAGTSRRQEHQDVEQWLARHHAVGAR, from the coding sequence GTGGTCCTCGAGCGTATCGGCTCCGGGGGCATGGGCGTGGTGCATGCCGCATATGACCCGGAGCTGGACCGCCGCGTCGCCCTGAAGCTGATTCGCATCGACTCGACGAACCCCGTGCACCTGGAGCGGGCCCAGGCCCGGCTGCTGCGCGAAGCCCAGGCCACCGCCCGCGTCATCCACCCCAATGTCATCACCATCCACGACGTGGGGCACTTCGGGGAGAACGTCTTCCTGGCCATGGAGCTGGTGGACGGGGCCACGTTGCGCGCGCACATCCGGCGCAACAAGGTGCGTGCGCCGTGGCGGGAGACGCTGGCCCTGTTCATCCAGGCGGGCCGAGGGCTCGCCGCCGCGCATGCCCAGGGACTGGTCCACCGCGACTTCAAGCCGGACAACGTGCTCGTCGGAAAGGACGGGCGCGTGCGCATCACCGACTTCGGCCTCGCGCGCATCGTCGAGGGGCTCGACGAAACCCCCACGCCTCCGGGCACCGGGTCCACCTCCCACCGCTCCGAGTGGCTCACGCGCTCCGACATCATGCTCGGGACACCGGCGTACATGTCCCCGGAGCAGAAGCGCGGCGAGCCCTCCGACGCGAGCAGCGACCAGTACAGCTTCTGCGTGGCGCTGTACGAGGCGCTCTATGGCAAGCGGCCCGCCCTCGACAGCCCGACGGCGAAGGACACCGCGGGCGCGGCGCACGCCTCCGTGGGCGCCAGGCCTCCGCCCGGCACGGATGTCCCGGCGTGGATTCATCAGGTGCTGCTTCAAGGCCTCGCGGCCTCGCCCCAGGCCCGACACGAGTCGATGGAGGTGCTGCTGCGCCGGCTCAGCCATGCGCCGGGAGAGCAGTGGCGCCGGGTGGCGCTCGCGGCCGGCGCGAGCCTGCTCTTCCTGGCCGGAGGCGCCGTCCTCCATCGCTCCACCTCCGGAGACCCGTGCGCGGGCAGCGAGCAGGCCCTCTCCGGCGTCTGGGACGACGCGCGCAAGGGCGCGGCGAAGGCCTCCTTCACGCGCAGCGCCCTGCCCTACGCGCCCGGCGCCTGGACCGAAGTGGAGCGGACGTTGGATGGCTATTCGCGGGCCTGGGTGTCCGCCAGCCACGAGGCCTGTGTCGCCACCCGCGTGAAGGGCCAGCAGACGGAGCGGCTCCTCGAGCGGCGTGTCATCTGCCTGGACCAGCGGCTCAAGGACCTGGGCGCCGTCGTGGACATGCTGGCCAGCGCGGACACGCAGGTCATCCAGAACTCGCCCCGGCTGGTGCACTCGCTGGAGAACCTGTCCGTCTGCGAGAACCTGGCCGCGCTGGCCGCCCCCGAGCCGCCCCCATCGGACGAGCCGAGCCAGAAGCGCATGGAGGCCGTGCGAGTGAAGCGCGCGCAGGTCCGCGCGAAGCTCAACGCGGGACAGGTCGCGCCCGCGCTCCAGCTCGCGAACGACGCCGCGAGCCAGGCCCACTCCATCGGCTACGGCCCGCTGGAAGCGGAGGTGCTGGACCTCGTCGCGGAGTCGCAGGGAAACAACCTGGCCTACCGCGACGCCATCAAGACGCTGCACCAGGCCATCCAGCTGGCCCACGCCAGCCGCCATGACCGGCAGGTCGCCAAGTCCTGGGCGGACATGATTCGGCTGGTGGGCCTGGTGGGGCCGGAGGTGGACCCGGACGGCGTGGTGCCCGGCCACGCCGAGGCGGCCCTGAAGCGGGTGGGAGGCGATGCCCGCATCGAGGCGCGGTACTTCCGCAACCTCGCCAGCCTGTACCGCAAGCGAGGCAGGAAGCAGGAGGCGCTGGCCGCGAGCCAGCGCGCGGTGGAGCTCGCCCGGAGCATCTACACGAACAGCGAGCCGGAGCTCGGCACGGCGCTGCTCACCATGGGCCACGTGCTCTACGAGTTCGCCCGCTTCGAGGAGGCGCTGCGCTTCCTGCACGAAGCGGAGGCCATCTACCGGAAGACCTACGGCCCCAAGCACCCCTACCTCGCGACGGTGCTGTCGAACATCGCGGTCTTCAGCGTCCAGCTCGGTGACTACGCGGCGGCGATGAAGCACGGGCGCGAGGCGCTCGCCATCAACCGGGATGTCTATGGCGAGGACAGCGAGCCGGTGTCCAGCGGCCACTACAACCTGGGTGGCTTCCTGCGGGAGCAGGCGCGCCATGAGGAGGCCCTCCAGCACTACACCCAGGCGGTCCGCATCCGGGAGAAGGTGCTGCCCGACTCGCAGGACCTGGCCCAGGCGCACTCCCGCATGGGCCTGACGCTCGCGGCCCTGGGCCGACTCCCGGAAGCCCTGCCCCATCAAGAGCGGGCCATGGCCATCTACGAGAAGAAGCTGGGCCCGCGGCACCCCAAGGTGGGAATCGAGCTGACGCGGCTGGGCCAGCACCAGCTGGACCTCGCGCAGCCCCGGAAGGCCGTCCCGGTGCTGGAGCGGGCCGTCGGGGTCCTGGAGCAGCCGGGCCCGGACGCGAACCCGGGGGAGCTGGCCGATGCGCGCTTCCTGCTCGCTCGCGCGCTCGAGAAGGAGCCGGGCGGGCTTCCTCGGGCCATCGCGCTCGCGAAGGCCGCGCAGCTCCACAACCAGGATGCGGGCACGTCCCGACGCCAGGAGCACCAGGACGTGGAGCAGTGGCTGGCGCGCCATCACGCCGTGGGGGCTCGATAG
- a CDS encoding LysR substrate-binding domain-containing protein yields MELRHLRYFTAVADTLHFGRAARRVHVSQPTLSQQVRQLEEELGTPLFERARTGVRLTQAGELFRTYASRALEDVDAGRVAVGALRGLATGALRVGYPPSMRGLVVPALAAVLRRHPGLALSAEEAVVRKLERRLADGKLDVGLGYAPARSPDLDTEAVFDSRLALVVARSHALAGAESVGARQLANERFALLAPGLRARSRVDAYFATLKLSPRVALESNAVATVLAIVRAGLAVTVLPEPRLADVERLVVRRLSPAPRTELAALLWRKGAPREPAAELFAAEVRARAQESGD; encoded by the coding sequence ATGGAGCTTCGGCACCTGCGCTACTTCACCGCCGTGGCGGACACGCTTCACTTCGGCCGGGCCGCACGGCGCGTCCATGTGTCCCAGCCCACGCTGTCCCAGCAGGTCCGGCAGCTCGAGGAGGAGCTCGGCACGCCCCTGTTCGAGCGCGCCCGCACGGGGGTCCGCCTGACGCAAGCCGGCGAGCTGTTCCGTACCTACGCCTCGCGAGCGCTGGAGGACGTGGACGCGGGGCGAGTGGCCGTGGGAGCGCTGCGGGGGCTGGCCACGGGAGCGCTGCGCGTGGGCTATCCCCCCAGCATGCGCGGCCTGGTGGTGCCCGCGCTGGCGGCGGTGCTGCGGCGGCATCCGGGGCTCGCGCTGAGCGCGGAGGAGGCCGTGGTGCGCAAGCTGGAGCGGCGGCTGGCGGATGGGAAGCTGGACGTGGGGTTGGGCTATGCGCCGGCCCGCTCACCGGACCTGGACACGGAGGCCGTGTTCGACAGCCGGCTGGCGCTCGTCGTGGCGCGAAGCCATGCCCTCGCGGGAGCCGAGAGCGTGGGGGCCCGGCAGCTCGCCAACGAGCGCTTCGCCCTGCTCGCCCCGGGACTGCGCGCGCGCTCGCGCGTGGATGCGTACTTCGCGACGCTCAAGCTGTCGCCGCGCGTCGCGCTGGAGTCCAACGCCGTCGCGACGGTGCTCGCCATCGTCCGCGCGGGGCTCGCCGTCACGGTGCTCCCGGAGCCGCGCCTCGCCGACGTGGAGCGACTGGTCGTGAGGCGGCTGTCCCCCGCGCCGCGCACGGAGCTCGCCGCGCTGCTGTGGCGCAAGGGAGCGCCTCGCGAGCCCGCGGCGGAGCTGTTCGCCGCGGAGGTGCGCGCGCGGGCACAGGAGTCCGGCGACTGA
- a CDS encoding sigma-70 family RNA polymerase sigma factor: MTRQRIHPTGAVKKMSGTEHEADVAFAQACAHGDEQALADFESRYTPLLRKALIHRGLELGVVDEALQLLRVKLFLPSGERAPRILDYEGQGSLVSWLRVAALRTALNLMRERKISLDLDDARLAESSVAQVDADQRFIQDNYREDFTASFQEALRALEPRARTLLRLHLVEGMGTAQIARAYQVDRSTVKRWLAQFREQLRLDVRARLAARLGEDSLELTSLLRVLQSQLDLSIRSAMLDVTPG, encoded by the coding sequence ATGACGAGGCAACGAATACACCCAACGGGGGCGGTCAAGAAGATGAGTGGCACTGAGCATGAGGCGGATGTGGCCTTCGCGCAGGCCTGCGCACATGGTGATGAACAGGCCCTCGCGGACTTCGAGTCTCGCTACACACCTTTGCTCCGAAAGGCGCTCATCCACCGAGGTCTGGAACTCGGGGTGGTGGACGAGGCCCTCCAGCTCCTGCGGGTGAAGCTCTTCCTCCCCAGCGGGGAGCGTGCTCCAAGAATCTTGGACTACGAGGGGCAGGGCTCGCTGGTGTCGTGGCTGCGCGTCGCGGCGCTGCGCACGGCGCTCAACCTGATGCGCGAGCGGAAGATTTCGCTTGATCTGGACGACGCCCGGCTCGCGGAGAGCAGCGTGGCGCAGGTGGATGCGGACCAGCGGTTCATCCAGGACAACTACCGCGAGGACTTCACGGCGTCCTTCCAGGAGGCCCTCCGCGCGCTGGAGCCGAGGGCGCGCACGCTGCTGCGCCTGCACCTGGTGGAGGGCATGGGGACCGCGCAGATCGCCCGTGCGTATCAGGTGGACCGCTCCACGGTGAAACGCTGGCTGGCCCAGTTCCGCGAGCAGCTGCGACTGGACGTGCGAGCGCGGCTCGCGGCCCGGCTGGGCGAGGACAGCCTGGAGCTGACGAGCCTGCTTCGCGTGCTCCAGAGTCAGCTGGACCTGAGCATCCGGAGCGCGATGTTGGACGTGACGCCCGGCTGA
- a CDS encoding VOC family protein, with amino-acid sequence MRITLSSVFVDDQAKAQKFYTEVLGFVTKVDMPMGGGARWLTVVSKDDPEGVQLLLEPNQHPAATTFQKAIFADGIPATSFATLDIQKDFERMSALGVVFRQKPTPAGPVLTALFEDTCGNLISMHQML; translated from the coding sequence ATGAGAATCACGCTGAGCAGTGTGTTCGTCGACGACCAGGCCAAGGCGCAGAAGTTCTACACGGAGGTCCTGGGCTTCGTGACGAAGGTGGACATGCCGATGGGCGGTGGCGCGCGGTGGCTGACCGTCGTGTCGAAGGATGACCCCGAAGGTGTGCAGCTCCTGCTCGAGCCCAACCAGCACCCCGCGGCGACCACCTTCCAGAAGGCCATCTTCGCGGACGGCATTCCGGCCACGTCGTTCGCCACCCTGGACATCCAGAAGGACTTCGAGCGGATGAGTGCCCTGGGCGTGGTGTTCCGGCAGAAGCCCACGCCGGCCGGCCCCGTCCTCACGGCGCTGTTCGAGGACACCTGCGGCAACCTCATCTCGATGCACCAGATGCTCTGA
- a CDS encoding mechanosensitive ion channel family protein, translating into MVRSIPLPSLLSTAPVEAPGEGASLPVPALDSAWWGLELWQWAGLGVLVVGAWLLGRGLEWLVMRVVDRATALTKSGWDDQLAASARGPLRYLLFVVLVATGLWALKLPPAAKQGVELAARSVGLAAMAWFLLRFVNLAARFVEQTVAREEQGGNVGRARGLRTQLAVLRRVIEVAVVLISASLLLLQFEAVRNVGVSLLASAGIAGLFIGLAAQKSISTLLAGIQLSITQPIRIGDTVIVENEWGWVEEITLTYVVVKVWDLRRLVIPMGHFLEKPFQNWSKVSPDIMGTAELYVDFRTDVPAVRAELKRVLDHESRGLWDGKVHALQVTDLSERTMKLRALVSASDAGKAFELRCIVREKLMAFLREQPHGLPRVRTEASLAESGDAPVTLRSGANVLATVPGE; encoded by the coding sequence ATGGTCCGTTCCATCCCCCTGCCGTCGCTGCTGTCCACCGCACCTGTCGAGGCTCCCGGGGAGGGGGCCTCGCTGCCGGTGCCGGCGCTGGACTCGGCGTGGTGGGGGTTGGAGCTGTGGCAGTGGGCGGGGCTGGGGGTGTTGGTGGTGGGGGCGTGGCTGCTGGGCCGGGGCCTGGAGTGGCTGGTGATGCGGGTGGTGGACCGGGCCACGGCGCTGACGAAGTCCGGTTGGGATGACCAGCTGGCGGCCTCCGCGCGAGGCCCGCTGCGCTACCTGTTGTTCGTCGTGCTGGTGGCCACGGGGCTGTGGGCGCTGAAGCTGCCGCCCGCGGCGAAGCAGGGCGTGGAGCTGGCGGCGCGCTCGGTGGGACTGGCCGCGATGGCGTGGTTCCTCCTGCGCTTCGTGAACCTGGCGGCGCGCTTCGTCGAGCAGACGGTGGCTCGCGAGGAGCAGGGCGGCAACGTGGGCCGTGCGCGCGGGCTGCGCACGCAACTGGCGGTGCTGCGCCGGGTGATTGAAGTGGCGGTGGTGCTCATCAGCGCCTCGCTGCTGCTGCTGCAGTTCGAGGCGGTGCGCAACGTGGGCGTGTCGCTGCTGGCCTCGGCTGGCATCGCCGGCCTCTTCATCGGCCTGGCGGCGCAGAAGTCCATCTCCACGCTGCTCGCGGGCATCCAGCTCTCCATCACCCAGCCCATCCGCATCGGCGACACCGTCATCGTGGAGAACGAGTGGGGCTGGGTGGAGGAGATCACCCTCACGTACGTCGTGGTGAAGGTGTGGGACCTGCGTCGGCTGGTGATTCCCATGGGCCACTTCCTGGAGAAGCCCTTCCAGAACTGGAGCAAGGTGTCGCCCGACATCATGGGCACCGCGGAGCTCTACGTGGACTTCCGCACCGACGTGCCCGCGGTGCGCGCGGAGCTCAAGCGTGTGCTGGACCACGAGTCCCGGGGCTTGTGGGACGGCAAGGTGCACGCGCTCCAGGTGACGGACCTCTCCGAGCGCACCATGAAGCTGCGCGCGCTGGTGAGCGCGTCGGACGCGGGCAAGGCCTTCGAGCTGCGCTGCATCGTCCGCGAGAAGCTCATGGCCTTCCTGCGCGAGCAGCCCCACGGACTCCCCAGGGTGCGCACCGAGGCGAGCCTCGCGGAGTCCGGCGACGCGCCCGTCACCCTGCGCTCCGGCGCCAACGTCCTGGCCACGGTGCCGGGCGAGTGA
- a CDS encoding phytanoyl-CoA dioxygenase family protein, protein MTSPALSDLQIQRFIDEGFVKLDGAFPRALADTARDLLWRDTGCSPDDASTWTRPVVRLGEYLQEPFRQAANTPRLHAAFDQLVGPGRWQPRMSLGSFPVRFPRPESPGDDGWHVDASFPPPDGGTGSFFEWRINVASRGRVLLMLFLFSDVGEDDAPTRIRVGSHLDIARLLAPEGETGLSFMEVASRLEPTAARPLALATGEAGTVYLCHPFLVHAAQPHRGTRPRFMAQPPLFPAAPQDEGAPIRVAIQRALGSAP, encoded by the coding sequence ATGACCTCTCCCGCTCTGAGCGACCTCCAGATTCAGCGGTTCATCGACGAAGGCTTCGTGAAGCTCGACGGCGCCTTCCCACGAGCGCTGGCCGACACCGCGCGCGACCTCCTCTGGCGTGACACGGGCTGTTCGCCGGACGATGCGTCGACCTGGACCCGACCCGTGGTCCGGCTCGGCGAGTACCTGCAGGAGCCCTTCCGGCAGGCGGCCAACACACCGAGGCTGCATGCGGCCTTCGACCAGCTCGTCGGACCCGGCCGCTGGCAGCCCCGCATGAGCCTGGGCTCCTTCCCCGTGCGCTTCCCCCGTCCGGAGAGCCCGGGTGACGATGGCTGGCACGTCGACGCCAGCTTCCCTCCTCCCGATGGAGGCACGGGCTCCTTCTTCGAGTGGCGCATCAACGTCGCCTCGCGAGGCCGCGTGCTCCTGATGCTGTTCCTCTTCTCCGATGTCGGTGAGGACGACGCCCCCACGCGCATCCGCGTCGGCTCGCATCTCGACATCGCCCGCCTCCTGGCGCCCGAGGGAGAGACGGGCCTGTCCTTCATGGAGGTGGCCTCGCGGCTCGAGCCCACCGCGGCGCGACCGCTCGCGCTGGCCACGGGTGAAGCGGGCACCGTCTACCTGTGCCACCCGTTCCTGGTCCACGCCGCGCAGCCCCATCGAGGCACCCGGCCTCGCTTCATGGCCCAGCCGCCGCTGTTCCCCGCGGCCCCGCAGGACGAAGGCGCGCCCATCCGGGTGGCGATCCAGCGGGCGCTCGGCTCCGCGCCCTGA